The Eublepharis macularius isolate TG4126 chromosome 3, MPM_Emac_v1.0, whole genome shotgun sequence genome has a window encoding:
- the LOC129326108 gene encoding mid1-interacting protein 1-B-like, translated as MEEYFSAVRKMEQTVMFPSLLREVSLDEHDSRLAVDLGNKDLYEYYTLLKAIKQTAEGGLLSPDTQASPVAPGLKDQEGKEKADLEGLFHYHVSSLYRVLTRLTETAKTVTSRYNQIMGRIYQNEMSLSW; from the coding sequence ATGGAAGAGTACTTCTCCGCCGTCCGCAAGATGGAGCAAACGGTGATGTTCCCCAGCCTCCTCCGAGAGGTATCCTTGGATGAGCACGACAGCAGATTGGCAGTGGACCTGGGCAACAAAGACCTGTATGAATATTACACGCTGCTCAAAGCCATCAAGCAGACGGCAGAAGGAGGCCTCTTGTCTCCCGACACCCAGGCATCGCCCGTTGCTCCCGGTCTGAAAGATCAGGAGGGCAAAGAGAAAGCAGATCTGGAAGGGCTCTTTCACTATCATGTCTCCAGCTTGTACCGTGTTCTCACGCGGCTCACAGAGACAGCCAAGACCGTGACCTCCAGATACAACCAGATCATGGGGCGGATCTACCAGAATGAAATGTCTCTCAGCTGGTGA